From a region of the Actinomadura luzonensis genome:
- a CDS encoding LysR substrate-binding domain-containing protein translates to MTDGDSGDEFRLAYPPGVTPAKWAGIWAERKPEIPLTLVAVPAAEVVGLLRDGGADAGFVRLPVERDGLSVIPLYVETTVVVVPKDHVVAAADEVSPADLADDDVLHPLDDTLDWPVRPGSPAFTRPATTAEAVELVASGAGLLLVPQSLARLHHRRDLTYRPVTDAPQSQVGLAWLTDATTDLVEDFIGIVRGRTPNSSRGRTTPQQQPKTRKPPQNAARSRRATPPPPPPAGRNKRKGPRPR, encoded by the coding sequence GTGACCGATGGAGACAGCGGCGACGAGTTCCGCCTGGCGTACCCGCCCGGGGTGACTCCCGCGAAGTGGGCCGGCATCTGGGCCGAGCGCAAGCCCGAGATCCCGTTGACGCTGGTCGCCGTGCCCGCCGCCGAGGTCGTGGGCCTGCTGCGCGACGGCGGCGCCGACGCGGGCTTCGTCAGGCTGCCGGTCGAGCGCGACGGGCTCAGCGTGATCCCGCTCTACGTGGAGACCACGGTGGTCGTGGTGCCCAAGGACCACGTGGTGGCCGCCGCCGACGAGGTGAGCCCCGCCGACCTGGCCGACGACGACGTGCTGCACCCTCTGGACGACACCCTCGACTGGCCGGTCCGTCCCGGTTCGCCGGCGTTCACCCGCCCGGCGACGACGGCGGAGGCGGTCGAGCTGGTGGCGTCCGGGGCCGGGCTGCTCCTGGTCCCGCAGTCGCTGGCCCGCCTGCACCACCGCAGGGACCTCACGTACCGGCCGGTGACGGACGCGCCGCAGTCACAGGTGGGCCTGGCCTGGCTCACGGACGCGACCACCGACCTGGTGGAGGACTTCATCGGCATCGTACGCGGCCGCACGCCGAACAGTTCCCGCGGCCGTACCACGCCGCAGCAGCAGCCCAAAACCCGCAAACCACCCCAGAACGCCGCGCGCAGCCGCCGCGCCACCCCGCCCCCGCCCCCGCCCGCCGGCCGCAACAAGCGGAAGGGCCCCCGCCCACGCTGA
- a CDS encoding response regulator has product MTGHGSGDEPRTPVRVLIVDDHEVVRQGLRFVLEQEDGIEVAGEAADGEAALRAVRALRPDVMLLDLVMPGTDGLAALRALREGGDAPAPAVIVLTSFQEEDRVVEAVRLGALSYLSKTSAVDRVVEAVRAAARGGSVLEPGIAALLVRQVRRAERPRPLDTLTPRERDVLAALARGRSNAEIARDLRMGRETVKSHVSSILAKLGVSDRTQAAIYALQQGLVPLDEAL; this is encoded by the coding sequence GTGACCGGTCACGGGAGCGGCGACGAGCCGAGGACGCCCGTCCGGGTGCTGATCGTGGACGACCACGAGGTGGTGCGGCAGGGCCTCCGCTTCGTCCTGGAGCAGGAGGACGGCATCGAGGTGGCGGGCGAGGCCGCCGACGGCGAGGCCGCCCTGCGGGCCGTGCGCGCCCTGCGTCCCGACGTGATGCTCCTCGACCTCGTCATGCCCGGCACGGACGGCCTGGCGGCGCTGCGGGCGCTGCGGGAGGGCGGCGACGCGCCGGCCCCGGCGGTCATCGTGCTGACCTCCTTCCAGGAGGAGGACCGGGTGGTGGAGGCGGTGCGCCTCGGGGCGCTGTCCTATCTGTCCAAGACGAGCGCCGTGGACCGGGTGGTCGAGGCGGTCCGCGCGGCGGCGCGCGGCGGCAGCGTGCTGGAGCCGGGCATCGCGGCGCTGCTGGTCAGGCAGGTACGCCGGGCCGAGCGCCCCCGCCCGCTCGACACGCTCACGCCGAGGGAGCGGGACGTGCTGGCGGCGCTGGCGAGGGGGCGCTCCAACGCCGAGATCGCCAGGGACCTGCGGATGGGCAGGGAGACGGTCAAGTCGCATGTCAGCAGCATTCTGGCCAAGCTGGGCGTGTCCGACCGCACGCAGGCCGCCATCTACGCGCTCCAGCAGGGGCTCGTCCCGCTCGACGAGGCGCTTTGA
- a CDS encoding peroxiredoxin: MNRLDAHPAEVGAPAPDFELQDQHGAPVRLSRLRGGKVVLVFYPLAFSGICGNELDALRDTPLGDDVRVLTVSVDSVFALRAWADRQGYPFSLLSDFWPHGQVAQAYGVFDETKGLAQRGTFIIDGEGVIRWSVIRPISSARDVADYVKALADIQ; the protein is encoded by the coding sequence GTGAACCGCTTGGACGCGCATCCTGCCGAGGTCGGCGCCCCGGCTCCGGACTTCGAGCTACAGGACCAGCACGGCGCCCCGGTGCGCCTGTCCCGGCTCAGGGGCGGCAAGGTCGTGCTGGTCTTCTACCCGCTTGCCTTCAGCGGCATCTGCGGCAACGAACTCGACGCGCTGCGCGACACGCCGCTCGGCGACGACGTGCGCGTGCTCACGGTGTCCGTCGACTCCGTCTTCGCGCTCCGTGCCTGGGCGGATCGTCAGGGTTACCCCTTCTCGCTGCTCTCTGATTTCTGGCCACACGGACAGGTCGCTCAGGCGTACGGTGTGTTCGATGAGACGAAGGGGCTCGCCCAGCGGGGGACCTTCATCATCGACGGCGAGGGTGTGATCCGGTGGTCGGTGATCAGACCGATCTCCTCCGCGCGCGACGTCGCCGACTACGTCAAGGCGCTCGCCGACATCCAGTGA
- a CDS encoding VOC family protein — MTCHLDALCFDAHDPARLARFWAGVLGWKESRSPHEDGIALLPDDDTGFRLRFLPSQEQKTGQNQAHFDLTSTSLDDQRQTVARALDLGARHIDIGQSPDEDHVVLADPEGNEFCVIEPGNKFLADCGFVGALACDGTQAVGYFWSEALGWPLVWDQDEETAIRSPHGGPKITWGGPPVSPKTGKNRLHFDLAPPAGGDQQAEVDRLVALGAKRVDIGQGEVGWVVMADPDGNEFCVLAPR, encoded by the coding sequence ATGACCTGCCACCTTGACGCACTCTGTTTCGACGCGCACGACCCCGCCCGCCTTGCCCGCTTCTGGGCCGGCGTCCTCGGCTGGAAGGAGAGCCGCAGCCCGCACGAGGACGGCATCGCGCTGCTGCCGGACGACGACACCGGGTTCCGGCTCCGGTTCCTGCCCTCGCAGGAGCAGAAGACCGGCCAGAACCAGGCGCACTTCGACCTGACCAGCACATCCCTCGACGACCAGCGGCAGACCGTGGCGAGAGCGCTCGACCTCGGCGCCCGGCACATCGACATCGGCCAGTCCCCCGACGAGGACCACGTCGTGCTCGCCGACCCGGAGGGCAACGAGTTCTGCGTGATCGAGCCGGGCAACAAGTTCCTCGCCGACTGTGGCTTCGTCGGCGCGCTCGCCTGCGACGGCACCCAGGCCGTCGGGTATTTCTGGAGCGAGGCGCTGGGCTGGCCGCTGGTCTGGGACCAGGACGAGGAGACCGCCATCCGCTCCCCGCACGGCGGCCCCAAGATCACCTGGGGCGGCCCGCCGGTCAGCCCCAAGACCGGCAAGAACCGGCTGCACTTCGACCTCGCTCCGCCCGCCGGCGGCGACCAGCAGGCGGAGGTCGACCGGCTGGTCGCGCTGGGGGCCAAGCGCGTCGACATCGGTCAGGGCGAGGTCGGCTGGGTGGTCATGGCCGACCCCGACGGCAACGAGTTCTGCGTCCTCGCCCCGCGCTGA
- a CDS encoding DUF5997 family protein: protein MSPSKPKTVQTMKPETAAKKLGVLFSATPAEFQAGVVSRDELNELQARPPAWLAELRRNGPHPKQVVAAKLGVSISGLARGGVTEPLTTDEIEALKAENPEWLERERTVQAEARKEAQRLKQQR, encoded by the coding sequence ATGAGCCCGTCCAAGCCGAAGACCGTCCAGACGATGAAGCCCGAGACCGCGGCCAAGAAGCTGGGCGTGCTGTTCTCGGCCACTCCCGCCGAGTTCCAGGCGGGCGTCGTCTCGCGGGACGAGCTGAACGAGCTGCAGGCCAGGCCGCCGGCCTGGCTCGCCGAGCTGCGCCGCAACGGGCCGCACCCGAAGCAGGTCGTCGCCGCGAAGCTCGGGGTCTCGATCTCCGGCCTGGCCAGAGGCGGTGTCACCGAGCCGCTCACCACCGACGAGATCGAGGCGTTGAAGGCGGAGAACCCCGAGTGGCTGGAGCGCGAGCGGACGGTCCAGGCCGAGGCCCGCAAGGAGGCGCAGCGCCTCAAGCAGCAGCGCTGA
- a CDS encoding tetratricopeptide repeat protein → MPGSPTPLDLAFGLLQEGRLIEAEQIMLREVDTAERTHGRGSPQWAAAQCDLGNVLFSSRQPDRAVECFRNACDAHPPTGDREAYQDHLTYRLNLGSVLTMAGRLDEAETELRHNLQERREFYGPEHPGYAYALEPLADVLAQRGLLAEARQLIEETIAIFWSSGHERVATALALRAEIVLAAGGAEPVFPHLGQLPDEVVEQIALTATDRSGRHPAMGKALLADLAGALEQRLGPDHQMTLNVLSQLANISHDAGDEAGRVEAVRRVLAAYDRQGRPEEALMAALGLAMAQDDAGDTEGGLRTYEQAHARAAGLGRRDLTAQVLRNWGLALSAAGRAAEAERRLREAVAEAEQAHDAELLGRARIALGLFLQHEARPAEAQQMVEAGLSTLDVAHPDAITGRGHLTAIKSGESCGCGDLAGAVADAFRAFVLGKLPPDLLARLDVAVEDNDFKIQVELRREPSEGELEHMNRLFQSAVAEFRGRLTSRA, encoded by the coding sequence ATGCCAGGGTCACCTACTCCACTCGATCTCGCCTTCGGTCTCCTCCAGGAGGGCCGGCTGATCGAAGCCGAACAGATCATGCTCCGGGAAGTGGACACCGCCGAGCGCACGCACGGCCGCGGCAGCCCGCAGTGGGCCGCCGCCCAGTGCGACCTCGGGAACGTCCTGTTCAGCTCCCGGCAGCCCGACCGGGCGGTCGAGTGCTTCCGCAACGCCTGCGACGCCCATCCGCCGACCGGCGACCGCGAGGCGTACCAGGACCACCTGACCTACCGCCTCAACCTCGGCTCGGTGCTGACCATGGCCGGCCGGCTGGACGAGGCCGAGACCGAGCTGCGCCACAACCTCCAGGAGCGGCGCGAGTTCTACGGCCCCGAGCACCCCGGCTACGCCTACGCGCTTGAGCCGCTGGCCGACGTCCTGGCGCAGCGCGGCCTGCTGGCCGAGGCGCGCCAGCTCATCGAGGAGACCATCGCCATCTTCTGGAGCAGCGGCCACGAGCGGGTGGCCACCGCGCTGGCGCTGCGCGCGGAGATCGTGCTGGCCGCGGGCGGCGCCGAGCCCGTCTTCCCGCACCTGGGGCAGCTCCCTGACGAGGTGGTCGAGCAGATCGCGCTGACGGCCACCGACCGCTCCGGCCGCCACCCGGCCATGGGCAAGGCCCTGCTCGCCGACCTGGCGGGGGCGCTGGAGCAGCGGCTCGGGCCCGACCACCAGATGACGCTCAACGTCCTGTCGCAGCTGGCTAACATCAGCCACGACGCCGGCGACGAGGCGGGACGGGTGGAGGCCGTCCGGAGGGTCCTCGCCGCCTACGACCGGCAGGGCAGGCCGGAGGAGGCGCTGATGGCGGCGCTGGGCCTGGCCATGGCCCAGGACGACGCGGGCGACACCGAGGGCGGGTTGCGCACGTACGAGCAGGCGCACGCCCGGGCCGCCGGCCTCGGCCGCCGTGACCTCACCGCTCAGGTGCTGCGCAACTGGGGCCTGGCCCTGTCGGCCGCCGGCCGCGCCGCCGAGGCCGAGCGGCGCCTGCGCGAGGCGGTGGCCGAGGCCGAGCAGGCCCACGACGCCGAGCTGCTCGGCCGCGCGCGCATCGCGCTCGGGCTGTTCCTGCAGCACGAGGCGCGGCCGGCCGAGGCGCAGCAGATGGTGGAGGCGGGGCTGAGCACCCTGGACGTCGCGCACCCCGACGCGATCACCGGCCGCGGCCACCTCACCGCGATCAAGTCGGGCGAGTCCTGCGGCTGCGGCGACCTGGCGGGCGCGGTCGCCGACGCCTTCCGCGCGTTCGTGCTCGGCAAACTGCCGCCCGACCTGCTGGCCCGCCTCGACGTGGCGGTCGAGGACAACGACTTCAAGATCCAGGTCGAGCTGCGCCGCGAGCCGTCCGAGGGCGAGCTGGAGCACATGAACCGGTTGTTCCAGAGCGCCGTCGCGGAGTTCCGTGGCCGCCTCACCTCCAGGGCGTGA
- a CDS encoding Gfo/Idh/MocA family protein: MTTTFGAIGSGRRTRFFLRLAAAVPDRLRVSGVVTRSAERGEEVTARWGVPAFRTVGELLRHERPDYVAAAVPWAAMPDAIREVAGHRTPVLAETPPAPDLAGLRGLWQDVGGTGLVQVAEQYLLMPGHAARLALVREGVIGEPTSVQVSSTHLYHAVSMIRGLLGVGFDAAEVRAGAFEAPLADPLTFDGWSGDDTPQRRTTTIATLDFGGRMGLYDFTDNQWWNPLRMRRVVVRGSRGELADDRVVRLADPTTPVESVLIRRDTGVDLNLELRDLKHISFDGRVVYRNPFDGAGLSDDDIAVADILERTGAWARQEGPPPYPLAEACQDHLISIAIGEAARSGTPVVTGKEAWAG, encoded by the coding sequence ATGACCACGACGTTCGGCGCGATCGGGAGCGGGCGGCGGACGCGGTTCTTCCTGCGGCTGGCGGCGGCGGTGCCGGATCGGCTGCGGGTCAGCGGGGTCGTCACGCGCAGCGCCGAGCGGGGCGAGGAGGTGACCGCCCGCTGGGGCGTGCCGGCGTTCCGGACGGTCGGGGAGCTGCTGCGTCACGAGCGGCCCGACTACGTCGCCGCGGCGGTGCCGTGGGCGGCCATGCCGGACGCGATCCGCGAGGTGGCCGGGCACCGGACGCCGGTGCTGGCCGAGACGCCGCCCGCGCCCGACCTGGCCGGGTTGCGTGGGTTGTGGCAGGACGTGGGGGGCACCGGGCTGGTGCAGGTCGCGGAGCAGTACCTGCTGATGCCCGGGCACGCGGCGCGGCTGGCTCTGGTGCGGGAGGGCGTGATCGGGGAGCCGACGTCGGTGCAGGTGTCCTCGACGCACCTGTACCACGCGGTGTCGATGATCCGCGGCCTGCTGGGCGTCGGGTTCGACGCGGCCGAGGTGCGCGCGGGCGCGTTCGAGGCGCCGCTCGCCGACCCGCTGACCTTCGACGGCTGGAGCGGCGACGATACGCCGCAGCGTCGCACCACCACCATCGCGACCCTCGACTTCGGCGGCCGGATGGGCCTGTACGACTTCACCGACAACCAGTGGTGGAACCCGCTGCGCATGCGGCGCGTCGTGGTGCGCGGCTCCAGGGGCGAGCTGGCCGACGACCGGGTGGTCCGGCTGGCCGACCCCACGACGCCGGTGGAGTCCGTGCTGATCCGGCGGGACACCGGGGTCGATCTCAACCTGGAGCTGCGCGACCTGAAGCACATCAGCTTCGACGGGCGGGTGGTCTACCGCAACCCGTTCGACGGGGCGGGGCTGTCGGACGACGACATCGCGGTCGCGGACATCCTGGAGCGGACGGGGGCCTGGGCCCGGCAGGAGGGGCCGCCGCCGTACCCGCTCGCCGAGGCGTGCCAGGACCACCTGATCTCGATCGCGATCGGGGAGGCGGCCAGGAGCGGCACGCCGGTCGTCACCGGTAAGGAGGCGTGGGCGGGGTAG
- a CDS encoding DUF7873 family protein, which yields MPANPSHERTLALAKLNQILAVEKGVKASSQRAVTDAYHTIQKPPLLSGLSRTYQPIDDEGEQLPPESTRVQVKAEEVLAEVGKALTKLFDVTATKDWTNTVAKADVVVDGQPLIEGAPVTYLLFLEKQLVDLHTLISKLPTLDPAETQPRPGRGDRQAPGAGAGVHRGHRRRLLDQDGLLRRPAGRGPPGWRRRLRLPFRLT from the coding sequence GTGCCCGCCAACCCCTCGCATGAACGGACCCTCGCCTTGGCGAAGCTGAACCAGATCCTCGCCGTGGAAAAGGGCGTCAAGGCCAGCAGCCAGCGCGCGGTCACCGATGCCTACCACACCATCCAGAAGCCGCCCCTGCTGTCCGGCCTGTCGCGCACCTACCAGCCGATCGACGACGAGGGTGAGCAGCTCCCGCCGGAGTCGACCCGCGTCCAGGTGAAGGCCGAGGAGGTGCTGGCCGAGGTCGGCAAGGCGCTGACGAAGCTGTTCGACGTGACCGCGACCAAGGACTGGACGAACACCGTCGCCAAGGCCGACGTGGTCGTGGACGGGCAGCCGCTCATCGAGGGCGCGCCGGTCACCTACCTGCTGTTCCTCGAGAAGCAGCTCGTCGACCTGCACACGCTCATCTCCAAGCTGCCGACGCTGGATCCGGCCGAGACGCAACCACGTCCTGGCCGAGGCGACCGACAAGCACCCGGCGCAGGTGCAGGTGTTCACCGAGGACATCGTCGTCGGCTACTGGACCAAGACGGCCTTCTCCGGCGCCCTGCCGGTCGAGGACCGCCGGGTTGGCGACGCCGTCTTCGCCTACCTTTTCGCCTGACCTGA
- a CDS encoding HAMP domain-containing sensor histidine kinase → MWGLGLRGRMAASYVLVTITAVLLVEAAVVAVFLIPQAAASDLAGVLEERAAGDAKAITQEADRLAATGRDADALLRDADALLRDAAAASRGRTLAGGARPHAEPGLAMLETVVNRDGLILASSAPGIYRPGTRLDLPLPIPAPRQARPPVAPPVPPLPERNGDGGGGNGRTRTGPTVWHLSPVQIKNPDGPGVIGFVHVQAPADADPATMPDLTPMVVLTLLVLALVVPVGLVFGLLSTRRLIGRVRRLADVTTAVAAGDFRPRVAVSGSDEVSTLEQSFNAMTDRLGAAVETASRTARTEARQAERGRIARELHDSISQDLFSLSLLAAGMRRAAPRELRGQAEAMERTSARAMREMQALLLELRPVALEDAGLTPALEELCRAYETRLGLRVEAVLEEVALEAAAEHAVLRLVQEALGNAVKHAAPSEVEVRLCRDGDGAVVVSVTDDGTGFDPADVAGRHGMGLTLMRERVTELGGRLTVSSGEGGTTVTARLT, encoded by the coding sequence ATGTGGGGTCTTGGGCTGCGCGGGCGGATGGCGGCCTCGTACGTGCTGGTCACGATCACCGCCGTGCTCCTGGTCGAGGCCGCGGTCGTCGCGGTGTTCCTCATTCCGCAGGCCGCCGCGTCCGACCTGGCGGGCGTGCTGGAGGAGCGGGCGGCCGGCGACGCCAAGGCGATCACCCAGGAGGCGGACCGGCTGGCGGCCACCGGCCGCGACGCCGACGCCCTGCTGCGCGACGCCGACGCCCTGCTGCGCGACGCCGCGGCCGCCAGCAGGGGCCGCACGCTCGCGGGCGGCGCCAGGCCGCACGCCGAGCCGGGCCTCGCCATGCTGGAGACCGTCGTGAACCGCGACGGCCTCATCCTGGCCAGCTCCGCCCCCGGCATCTACCGGCCCGGCACCAGGCTGGACCTGCCGTTGCCGATACCGGCGCCGAGACAGGCGCGCCCGCCCGTGGCCCCGCCCGTCCCGCCGCTGCCCGAGAGAAACGGCGACGGCGGCGGAGGCAACGGCCGCACCAGGACCGGGCCGACGGTCTGGCACCTCAGCCCGGTGCAGATCAAGAACCCGGACGGGCCCGGGGTGATCGGGTTCGTGCACGTCCAGGCCCCAGCCGACGCCGATCCGGCGACGATGCCCGACCTCACGCCCATGGTCGTCCTCACGCTGCTGGTGCTGGCGCTGGTGGTGCCGGTGGGGCTGGTGTTCGGGCTGCTGAGCACGCGGCGGCTGATCGGGCGGGTGCGCAGGCTGGCCGACGTCACGACGGCGGTGGCGGCCGGCGACTTCCGGCCCAGGGTCGCGGTGTCCGGCTCTGACGAGGTGAGCACGCTGGAGCAGTCGTTCAACGCCATGACCGACCGGCTGGGCGCGGCGGTCGAGACCGCCAGCCGCACCGCGCGCACCGAGGCCAGGCAGGCCGAGCGCGGCCGAATCGCGAGGGAGCTGCACGACTCCATCTCCCAGGACCTGTTCTCGCTGAGCCTGCTGGCCGCCGGCATGCGCCGGGCCGCGCCGCGCGAGCTGCGCGGCCAGGCGGAGGCGATGGAGCGGACCTCCGCGCGGGCGATGCGCGAGATGCAGGCGCTGCTGCTGGAGCTGCGGCCGGTGGCGCTGGAGGACGCGGGGCTGACGCCCGCCCTGGAGGAGCTGTGCCGGGCGTACGAGACCCGGCTCGGCCTCCGGGTGGAGGCGGTGCTGGAGGAGGTGGCGCTGGAGGCGGCGGCCGAGCACGCGGTGCTGCGGCTGGTGCAGGAGGCGCTGGGCAACGCGGTCAAGCACGCGGCGCCGTCCGAGGTCGAGGTGCGGCTGTGCCGGGACGGGGACGGCGCGGTCGTCGTCTCGGTGACCGACGACGGGACCGGCTTCGACCCGGCGGACGTGGCGGGGCGGCACGGGATGGGGCTGACGCTGATGCGCGAGCGGGTGACGGAGCTGGGCGGGCGGCTCACGGTGAGCAGCGGCGAGGGCGGCACGACCGTGACGGCGAGGCTGACGTGA
- a CDS encoding DUF3052 domain-containing protein yields MSATAGQAQGERGLAERLGLKPGQVVQEIGWDEDVDDDLRDSIENVTGTELLDEESDEVVDVVLLWWRDGDGDLFDTLTSAMRALAEGGQIWLLTPKAGREGHVEPSDIGEDAATAGLSQTSSVSAAPDWSGTRLVTPKGRGR; encoded by the coding sequence GTGAGCGCGACCGCGGGTCAGGCGCAGGGCGAGCGCGGCCTGGCCGAACGACTCGGCCTCAAGCCGGGTCAGGTGGTGCAGGAGATCGGCTGGGACGAGGACGTCGACGACGATCTCCGCGACTCCATCGAGAACGTGACCGGCACTGAGCTGCTGGACGAAGAGAGCGACGAGGTCGTCGACGTGGTGCTGCTGTGGTGGCGCGACGGCGACGGCGACCTCTTCGACACGCTGACCAGCGCCATGCGTGCACTCGCCGAAGGCGGCCAGATCTGGCTGCTCACCCCCAAGGCCGGGCGCGAGGGCCACGTGGAGCCGAGTGACATCGGGGAGGACGCCGCCACCGCGGGTCTGTCGCAGACCAGCAGTGTCTCCGCGGCCCCCGACTGGTCGGGAACCAGGCTCGTGACGCCGAAGGGCCGGGGGCGATAA
- a CDS encoding secondary thiamine-phosphate synthase enzyme YjbQ: MRSEIISVATGSRETVHDITGECADFVRGQGEDGLLHIFVPHATAGVALLELGSGSDDDLLAALRDLLPADDRWRHRHGSRGHGRSHVMPALVPPYATVPVLGGRLALGTWQSIALVDLNVDNPQRQVRLSFLSD; the protein is encoded by the coding sequence GTGAGATCAGAAATCATCTCTGTGGCCACAGGTTCGCGAGAGACCGTGCATGACATCACCGGCGAATGCGCCGATTTCGTCCGCGGTCAGGGTGAGGATGGGTTGCTGCACATCTTCGTGCCGCACGCCACCGCCGGCGTCGCCCTGCTGGAGCTGGGCTCCGGCAGCGACGACGACCTGCTGGCGGCGCTGCGCGACCTGCTGCCGGCCGACGACCGGTGGCGGCACCGCCACGGCTCGCGCGGTCACGGCAGGTCACATGTCATGCCCGCGCTGGTCCCGCCGTACGCCACCGTGCCGGTGCTCGGCGGGCGGCTGGCGCTGGGCACCTGGCAGTCCATCGCCCTCGTCGACCTGAACGTCGACAACCCGCAACGTCAGGTTCGCCTGTCGTTTTTGTCTGATTGA
- a CDS encoding DUF1918 domain-containing protein, translating into MRNTATTAASTRSTAVIVTSTYEAAIRPRSPRPHIPRSVTIPSCPVLPRKREVKIVRSRDPVFSSGFLRTNVGGMNATAGDRLLVHGYAVGKRDRSGVIAEMRGPCGGPPRTVRSGDGRTGPVFAGPDAVDVRQ; encoded by the coding sequence ATGAGGAACACCGCGACGACCGCGGCCTCGACCAGGAGCACGGCGGTGATCGTGACCAGCACGTACGAGGCCGCCATCCGCCCGCGCAGCCCAAGACCCCACATTCCTCGCAGCGTAACGATCCCGTCATGCCCGGTCCTCCCCCGGAAGAGGGAGGTAAAAATCGTCCGATCTCGGGATCCGGTCTTTTCGTCCGGCTTTCTGCGTACCAATGTGGGAGGTATGAATGCGACGGCAGGAGACCGTCTCCTGGTACACGGGTATGCCGTTGGGAAAAGGGACAGGAGCGGCGTCATCGCGGAGATGCGCGGCCCGTGCGGCGGGCCGCCGCGTACGGTGCGGTCCGGCGACGGGCGCACCGGGCCGGTCTTTGCCGGCCCTGATGCCGTCGATGTGCGTCAGTAA
- a CDS encoding ROK family protein codes for MSALSSTSSSPASRSSFVVALDVGGTSMKGGLVSDSGKVLLSERRPTPRTEGGEAVVAAVSDFISHLAAAGDGEPAGVGLAVPGLVSEHAAIYATNLGWRDVPASAFTTLDIPVMLGHDVRTGGLAESILGAGRGVSDFLFLPIGTGIAGASIIRGEPYGGSSGWAGEIGHTPVFPDGEQCACGQFGCLETYASAASVGRRYSRRAGVEGVKAEQVVTSDDPIAIEIWDEAVEALSLALATYTLLLDPSVIVLGGGLAEAGPALFDPVRTRLVKRLAFRDAPPLVPAALGVDAGMLGAALLGWRAAGRPELGPGWEVDVRSVPLVS; via the coding sequence GTGTCCGCATTGAGCAGTACGTCGAGCAGCCCGGCGAGTAGGTCATCGTTCGTCGTCGCGCTCGACGTCGGTGGCACCTCCATGAAGGGCGGCCTCGTCAGCGACTCCGGCAAGGTGCTGCTGAGCGAGCGGCGCCCCACGCCGCGCACCGAGGGCGGCGAGGCGGTCGTGGCCGCCGTCTCCGACTTCATCAGCCACCTGGCCGCGGCCGGCGACGGCGAGCCGGCGGGCGTCGGCCTGGCCGTGCCCGGCCTGGTCTCCGAGCACGCCGCCATCTACGCCACCAACCTCGGCTGGCGCGACGTCCCCGCCTCCGCGTTCACCACCCTGGACATCCCCGTCATGCTGGGCCACGACGTCCGCACGGGCGGCCTCGCCGAGAGCATCCTGGGCGCCGGACGCGGCGTGTCCGACTTCCTGTTCCTGCCCATCGGCACCGGCATCGCCGGCGCCTCCATCATCCGCGGCGAGCCGTACGGCGGCTCCTCCGGCTGGGCCGGCGAGATCGGCCACACCCCCGTCTTCCCCGACGGCGAGCAGTGCGCCTGCGGCCAGTTCGGCTGCCTGGAGACGTACGCCTCGGCCGCCTCCGTGGGCCGCCGCTACAGCCGGCGCGCCGGCGTCGAAGGCGTCAAGGCCGAGCAGGTGGTCACCTCCGACGACCCGATCGCGATCGAGATCTGGGACGAGGCCGTGGAGGCGCTGTCGCTGGCGCTGGCCACGTACACGCTGCTCCTGGACCCGTCGGTCATCGTCCTCGGCGGCGGCCTCGCCGAAGCCGGCCCCGCCCTGTTCGACCCGGTCCGCACCCGCCTGGTCAAACGCCTGGCCTTCCGCGACGCCCCGCCCCTCGTCCCGGCCGCGCTCGGCGTCGACGCCGGCATGCTCGGCGCCGCCCTCCTCGGCTGGCGCGCCGCCGGCCGCCCGGAGCTGGGGCCCGGGTGGGAAGTGGATGTGCGATCGGTGCCCTTGGTGTCGTAA